DNA from Megalops cyprinoides isolate fMegCyp1 chromosome 14, fMegCyp1.pri, whole genome shotgun sequence:
CTGTAGAACTATTGATGTAAGCCACATCACAAAGTGAAGCCACCATAATACCTCTGGCACGGCGTTTGATGAACTGTATTGCACAATAAGGCACTTCATTCTATCACATGTCCAAGGCataacagaacaaacacaggaTTATACAAAATGACCACAGGTAAcaatctgaaaatgtgtgtgaatgttctatttttgttgaatattaTTGTAGTTGGTggtttaaataaacaaaatcataCCAGCATGGTCCCACCAGGCAGAGAACTGATGATAGTAGAATGCAGAGCTATAGCACAGCTATGATTTTAGCACTGGTTAAACACTGGCAAGGACACAGGTGAatcacacaaatatacacacataatgcGATATTTACAATGGAAATACATACTTAATGCAATTCTTGTGACACTGAGTCAAtcaaaagtttttaaaattaactAGATTATTAAGTATCATACTGCATTTTGTGACACTATTAGACTTAGTGCAATAGATTTGTCTTTAAcacaatgcatttgaaatgaagcaagttattcatatttttttcttcatccttACATGTATCCTTTGTTCATATTCGTAAGTTTCAAGAGTTCACAGGCATCTACTGATTTCATGGGATCCGCCACGATGCTCATTTGGGCATGCTATCAAgattttaacttgaatggatacacttctattgtgctggaagtcgctctggataagagcgtctgctaaatgcatgtgatgtaatgatttTTATCATTACCCTGCACAAAATGACCAGCTATTACACCTCATTCATTAACTTACCTAGATTATAAATCTCATTTAAAAGCAATAAGAAATGTGGAATGAGAAATTGCTCAATGATACTCATGTCTTTCTGCAAGTGTCCTATACTTACGAAAAGCGAAGTTGTAATAGAAGATACAGTAAcgtacaaaatgtacaaaattctGTAAAAGCATTcagggtttttctttgtttcatatttgaTGTTGTCATGATTTATCCCTGAACACGTTGCTCTTGATAACTGCAGAATCCAACACGATGACGTGTCATTTAAACAGACATTCCGATTCCACCTTTCATAaattaatcatcatcatcatgatcgtcgtcatcatcgtcgtcgtcaTCATCGTGGCCGTCGTCGTTGTCATCATCGTtgtcatcatcgtcatcaacatcatcgtcatcatcttCGGTGTTGACCTTTCCGGACAGAACGTCCTCGATCcagtcctccagctcctctgcagTGGGTAGGTCTTCATCATCCGGTATGGGCAGCCATATGCTGTCCGCCTAGCAGACAGAGGTCATCCCGCGATCAAGGGTCACAAAAGGGCCACATCCTGGTGACATCACTTACATTGTAATGAGTGTAAGGCTGAACTGACTGATCTCCAGTAAGCTGTCCCCTTATGTAACATGAGAGTGGAGcgtagtgtggcatagtggtaaggtgcagggctctggtttctggtttgattccctgctaagACACTACTGCTCTgcccttgggcaatgtacttaacctataactgcctccgtaaatatccagctgtataaatgagaaatgtaaaaattgtgtaagtcgctctggataagagggtctgctaaatgccggcagtgtaatgtaatgagtctTGTGTTTAGACTTACGTCTGTCACATTCACCACTCCGATCTGAGGCTTGAAGAGGTCAACCTTGAAGGTCTTCTCCCAGTAGGTCGTCAGCTgaatgagagagacaaacaTAAAAGGCCTCCATGAATACACATCACTGCAGCAAACGGTTACACTTCATTTGCAAGCGTAAAGAAAGGAACACCTTTAAAACAGAGTTCTTTTCCGGTTCACGACTCCTTTTTAAATTGAAAGGAATACTGGTGATGAGTAGCTCTtcataaaaatgtcaattttattAGTCATGAAAAACAGGACCGTTCAGGTTCAGGGCCCTCATCAGATTATCGGTGATATCTCTTTCTCCTCTACTGTAGgtcacctgctgctgctgctacttgAGCAACAAGGCAACTCTAATGTAGTGTGGTACTCTAATGTAGAGTGGTACTCAGTGCTGTGGTCGCACAGTCAATGCTTTGAGGAGCAGACAGTAAGAAATGTGAAAAGAGCAAGCGTGCTCACAGCGCCCCGGATCTCTCGCTCACCAGCGGGAAGTCGTCTGGGTCGATCCACACGATGCTCAGGTCCGGGTTGTGGGTGTTGTCTCTCGCCACCTCCTTCAGGATCTCCAGGAACTCAAAACCATCTGCAAATcacatttctgcatgttctaCACTTTAGACAGCTTCCAAGGATCACACGGATGCTGCTCTTGAGGAAGACTCCACAACATGGTCACGCCCCTGCTTAAGATAAGACTTACCGGGGTCTTCCTCTTCAGCAAAAGCTACAATATGGATTCCGTCCATGTCGTCTTCCTGGGGGTGTAAGGTTGAGAGGCCGTTCAAGGCGTTGGGCAGGTTAAAGTGGATCCACTTACAGCAGGTTTACAAAGTTTCCAAAATGTTTAACCCATCGTCCTACACAGTACAGCATTAGCCTAATTATTACTTTCCCCAAAGGCCTTTTTCAGTGCAAAGGCAGCCCCTTCTGTATGGCCATTTGTCCTTTttgactgaataaaacaaggaaaaaagaggaacagaagAGGGAACAGCTCACCCATGTCTCGAACATATCTTCAGCACGAAGCTTTCGCAGTGTTGGCCTGAGAAATACAAAGCACTTCATTTAAAGCATAGCGGCAGacaaatcacattacattacgttacaccATCATTAAGTTACTTGACAGACACacctatccagagtgacttccatagcAAAGCTACAAAAGTGTCTATAATAAGACTATGCAAATAAGGGTccataataaaaacacaggatCACAAAAGAATGGCTTCCAAGtagctcagtcagcaaggtgctcATCTTGAGAAGAAGATGTCATCGCAGATGTCATCTGCGAACAATGACCAAGAAGCCAAAGCAGTGGGACAAACTGCCTTAGCTCCACCAGGGATAGGAGTGTTTAAGTCAGCAAGAGTCTCCTCGACTCACCGCTCTCAAGCATGGTGCGATTCATCAGCCACCTGCAATTTGCATGGATGACGTCATTGGggtagtgcctatcctccaatgagcacccactccactgcagtgcactaTGTCATCTGTAGTGTGAAACACAGCCATTGGCTGCGTGCCAGTGTCTTGGAGGATTGCTTTCATCTTACTTCAGTGATGATACacagttgtcatggtgagagTTGTCACTGGGAATTTCAACAGACAGATGTGTGCGATACGGAGTTCAAAGGTAATTGTACAAAATTTATATCCTGACTGGGATCAAGAAATTGTTATGTCTAATGCATAATACACTGATACCTGGTGTATCAGTGACACCAAGTCTGCATATTAGTTGCCTTCAAGAAGTGACAGAGTCTAAGACTGAGTTCCTGGCTCAAAATAACACCCATGAATGTATTTTCACTGTGTACATGTTTTGATGCTGAGATTCCAGGAGGTATGACGGTATTACCTTCTGTGAGTTCTCACGAAATCCACTATATCCTCCTCCAGATGAGGCTTGCTGGGAATGGTCACAGGGTCATCCATGAAGGGCTCGTAGAAGTCCACCTCATTCATCTTCAGGGTGAGCTGTTTAGCTACCTACAGCATGAGGGAAAAGATTTGGCtcagcacacagagaacagcTAAATTCAATATGAGGCATTCTAGGGGACCTGGCAACAGAAATAATATCCTGTCTTTCATTctaaaagaattaaaatgagcaaatgtttaaaaaaaatggtctTCCTTTGTCTTGTCAGTTACTGTTGCACTAAGGACTGCTACTCACAGCCTTGTCGAAGGTGGCAAAAAACTTGATATAGGGCTGGAAGTGTTCTGCTGCCTCCTGAAAGGCCCTGAAgtctgagaggggagagagagggggaggcaagagagaaagaggaggtaGAAAGGAGggagatttcattttcattttcattcaggttCCTCTGTGGAAATCTGTGAGACTTGGAAATTAGACGCGGTCAGGGGCGAGACCGCTTGAATATGCCATTTGAATTTCAAGCGAGAGCATTATAGCCCCTCTTACAGCCAAAATACAACCAGCTCCTCTTAAGAAATTTAATCACAATCACAGGAGCATAGTTTCCTAAGATGATGCCACTCTCACCTACTTTCTCCCAGAAATATAACAGAAAAGTCACGGGGTGGAGTGAAGCTTTGTGTGGCAAGGCAATGCATTTATTAAAGTACTGCTGCTATCGTTCTGTTAGGCCCTGTGCAGCTGGATGCCATTCAGGAATGCTGCTGTTACATGTAGAGAGATGGGAGCTGAGGCAGCTGAGCTCTGACTCTTGTGCTGTGACAGACTAACAAAATACGCTAGGATCACTTTCAGAGTTGCGGTTTGCTACCGTACTGGTGCCTGATGCCATTTGAGGGACAAGCATCATGTTTCCTGATGAGGAGCTGGACAGGGCTTCAGGAGGGACTAAAGACGCCCCTGCAGTTCTGTCAGGGGGGTTAATTCAGACCTCATTATTTATCTCGCTGGAGGAGCAGCGCTCGGTCCCCTGGCTCATTTTCGAGCCTCACTCACGCTCCGAGTCCTCGCTCTTGAAATAGCCGATGAGCCTAATGTCCTCGTCCATGCGGTAGAAGGCGCGGAGCTCCAGGGAGTTGCTTATGAGCTCCACGGGGTCCTCCAGCAGCTGGGGAAGGGAAACAGTGCAGCGCCGTCACTCCGAAGGGAGGAACactttacacatttttgtgcCTCGGAGATTCTTAGCAATAGGTTCCAGCACTGCCCTTGTTGGTGTGCTAGCTATGGATGTTGGCTCTTTGGCCATGCccattcatgaatattcataaagaGACAACgatacagaaaaacaatttaGCTTCATAAATGGCAGAGACAATTTTCAATATTGGGCATATGGAGCTGATTGTAAGACtcttcaattttattttttatcacttGCTTATTAACACTTACTTCTGGAAAAAGAACTTATCTAGAGAACCAACAGAGGAAAAATCAGCTAATTACTGTGCAAAAGAGGACGTTATAACATGTCCTGTATCAAACTGACACTCATCAACAGTGAAGCAACCCCCTTCTACAcattacagaacagaaaaaggGGGGAGTGAAAATACTGACAAACATACGCCCAACCCTCCTCCCACATGGTCCGTCACCCCAAttgatgatgaaatgatgaaacgGTAAGTGTCTGACATGAAAGGCAAGAAATGTCAGCCCATTTCACATATTCCAAAACGAACACTCCTCCCTGCAAACCCCAGaacccccaaacccccaaaacccccaaaCTCACATCCAGCAGGAACTCCACCAGCGTGTCTGCGGAGAGCTCTCCGTCGAACTCGATCACGCGTTCGTGCTTGAAGACATACACGCTGCCCTCCTCCTCGAGACCTGAGGAATCAAATTGAGCCTCTCAGGGTGCATTGGGGCTCTCACAAGATGGTGATGAGGAGTCAGTTAACACAGTCAAGCTTCAAAGGGCAACCGTTTACACTTATTTTATGTCTATGAAgtacataaaacatataatgTTTAGATTCCATGCTATTCAAAGATtagctgttgctgttgtagGAATGTGATTGTTTTGCTTCTAAAAAGACCTAAAAAGGCACATAGTGTGTGAGTATCTTTTTTGATTTGCTATAGTATGCATTTAAGAAAAGGTTTTGTCCATAATAGGGCTCTGCTGTGATGTTGATTCCTGGCCTTACCCAGTTTTTTGGCAACCTTGGCATCTTTGTGCGAGTCCACCATTCCAAAGCCAATGTCCTTGTCCTCCAGGACCTGTGCAGCCAGCTGAGCATAAGAAAGAGACAAAACCATTCAGAATCCAGCCctcacacactaatacacaacATTGTGACAACCTAACCGTAATGCTAGAGGAGCGTTGTTTTGACTCGATTTTGACTGGAAGGTTTGCAGATTTTAATCCCAGCTGGACCCTTCCTGCTGTACCGTGAATTACtccagtaaatattcagctgtctAATCAGATGTAAAGTTTGTCACGCAAGTTATGCAAGACAGGCTGGATGAGGGTGtccacaaataaacaaatgaaaggtTGCCAACGGGTAGGCTGATGAGCTCCAGGAAATAACTCATCTTTCAATCTGAGGACAGCAGCTGGTGCCTTGCTTTATGCCTCTGGATCAGGACGTGTGTTCAATTTAGCTTCATATCAATTACTGTAAGCACTCCGAGCACCGGGGTCTGTAACAGTTCCCGGCTTTCTGCAGAGCTGGAAGCTCCACTTTGACTTTTTCGGTTTCTCTCCCTGACATCTCGCATTTGGCATTTGGCAACTCCGGCGCAAGCTGTCTTCACTAATAAAGCTCTGATTAGAAAAACACTGGAAGGGAATACCCAGTGCAGCAAATGCCGGCTGAATgaatttggtttcattttcctCTGCGGGCGGCGGCATTGTTTGTCTCTCAGAGAACACATGTAGGCAAAGAGAACTCAGCTTGTTGGcaaacatttcatacacatacattatgTGCAATGAGATTGCTGAAAGCTCACTCTATTGGTAGGAAATGTTGTTCACAGAAAGTAAATTCAGACTGATGTTATTCCACAGGAATACAAAATGGAAGAGAATGCAATGAACATCAATTTACATAAAACCTGAAGCTATCTTTCAAAgcaaacattctttttttactgaGATTAGCTAAATTCTTTGCTAAGTCATTTTGTAtggccaaatatttcaaatgaaaagacTGAAGAAATATTAACTCTCCCTAAAATATAATTTCTATAATCTGACCGAGGCTGCATCCAATGGGGACCTGAAGGTGAAATCTTCGATCCTTTACTGATCATTTATTGAAAATCTTATGCAATTAGAACTCCCTGTAGGCAgaaccacacccacacataatTGGGTCAggtttattcatttcaaatcagTGGGTGAGTCAAAGTTTATGACTTGCTTCCAGGCTCGATGTGAAGAGGACATTCTGTAATCAAGTCAGATACTTTCTGTCAGCATAAAGACAAAACGAATCCTGATCGCTGGACTGAGTGGAGGTAAAGTGGCGATAGGGGAAACTGGGACGGTTGTACATTTCTTTAGAAGCTATCTGTTCTATGTTCTATGAATAGACTCAGAGCGCTATTCCCTTTATGATGTCAATAGAGAGAATAGACCTGTCCGTCAAGCTCTGACAAATGATTAGAGCACTGAGTATGAGAATAATCCCCTcgtgtgtttttcaaaaaaagaagaagggaAAAGTAAAGATTTAGCAAAgtgcaatgtactgtatctAGCATTCAGGCgatggagggagtgagggaaggaGTAAATGTGGAGAGTCATTATCAAGGA
Protein-coding regions in this window:
- the LOC118788934 gene encoding calsequestrin-2-like; protein product: MKALLLSVLACAYLASPVRAEEGLEFPSFDGKDRVIHINERNYKKALKRYNMLCLLYHEPLSSDAELQKQYHMTELVLELAAQVLEDKDIGFGMVDSHKDAKVAKKLGLEEEGSVYVFKHERVIEFDGELSADTLVEFLLDLLEDPVELISNSLELRAFYRMDEDIRLIGYFKSEDSEHFRAFQEAAEHFQPYIKFFATFDKAVAKQLTLKMNEVDFYEPFMDDPVTIPSKPHLEEDIVDFVRTHRRPTLRKLRAEDMFETWEDDMDGIHIVAFAEEEDPDGFEFLEILKEVARDNTHNPDLSIVWIDPDDFPLLTTYWEKTFKVDLFKPQIGVVNVTDADSIWLPIPDDEDLPTAEELEDWIEDVLSGKVNTEDDDDDVDDDDDNDDDNDDGHDDDDDDDDDDHDDDD